One Streptomyces coeruleorubidus DNA segment encodes these proteins:
- a CDS encoding ABC transporter ATP-binding protein — protein sequence MTTAPLTDRATAVAARATDLSKIYGQGETRVVALDRVSVDFRQAEFTAIMGPSGSGKSTLMHCVAGLDTFSSGSVRIGDTELGSLKDKQLTKLRRDKIGFIFQAFNLLPTLTALENITLPMDIAGRKPDRQWLDSVIRMVGLADRLGHRPAQLSGGQQQRVAVARALASRPEIIFGDEPTGNLDSRSGAEVLGFLRNSVRELGQTVVMVTHDPVAAAYADRVIFLADGRIVDEMYRPTAESVLDRMKAFDAKSRTS from the coding sequence GTGACCACCGCACCGCTCACCGACCGGGCCACCGCCGTGGCCGCGCGCGCCACGGATCTGTCGAAGATCTACGGACAGGGTGAGACCCGGGTGGTCGCCCTGGACCGGGTCTCCGTCGACTTCCGGCAGGCCGAGTTCACCGCGATCATGGGCCCCTCCGGCTCCGGCAAGTCGACCCTGATGCACTGCGTGGCCGGTCTCGACACCTTCTCCTCCGGGTCGGTGCGCATCGGCGACACCGAGCTCGGCTCCCTGAAGGACAAGCAGCTCACCAAGCTGCGCCGGGACAAGATCGGCTTCATCTTCCAGGCGTTCAACCTGCTGCCGACCCTGACGGCCCTGGAGAACATCACCCTTCCGATGGACATCGCGGGCCGCAAGCCGGACCGGCAGTGGCTGGACTCGGTCATCCGGATGGTCGGTCTGGCGGACCGGCTCGGCCACCGGCCCGCACAGCTGTCGGGCGGTCAGCAGCAGCGCGTCGCCGTGGCGCGGGCGCTGGCCTCCAGGCCCGAGATCATCTTCGGTGACGAGCCCACCGGAAACCTCGACTCGCGCTCCGGCGCCGAGGTGCTGGGCTTCCTGCGCAACTCCGTGCGCGAACTGGGCCAGACGGTGGTGATGGTGACCCACGACCCGGTGGCCGCGGCCTACGCGGACCGGGTGATCTTCCTCGCGGACGGCCGGATCGTCGACGAGATGTACCGGCCGACGGCCGAGTCGGTCCTGGACCGCATGAAGGCGTTCGACGCCAAGAGCCGCACCAGCTGA
- a CDS encoding ABC transporter permease yields MFRTALRNVLAHKARLLMTVLAVMLGVAFVSGTLVFTNTISDAYQKSSAKGFDQVDVAVTADYQDPEGDRVGKAHDLTRAVLDRSERVPGAASAIGVVQGFTAIADKDGKLIGDGFQSQGGNYWGTKDPRYPLTSGHAPKGKGEILIDSETAERAGYEVGDTVRMSVDGPVLTPRITGIFTTDDGNVAAGGSLTLFDTATAQQLFGKAGVYDQIDVKAKPGVSQAALKAELDKALPEDTVATTTGKQLADDQAESIARSMSGMRTALLVFAGIALFVGTFIIANTFTMLVAQRTRELALMRAVGASRRQVTRSVLIEAFVVGAVAAVTGLVAGIGIGAGLRSLMGSFGGTVPDGPLVVKPATIVAALAVGILVTMLAAWLPGRRAAKIPPVAAMNSVHAKATTKSLVLRNTLGALVSAAGVAVILAATTMDGSDGQMPMGLGAVLLITGVFILTPLLSRPLIAAAAPALRAFGISGKLARQNSVRNPRRTAATASALMIGLTLITGMTVMAGSLQQAIEKMASSSIKADYVVSMANGNALSPDVEKKLEQADDVTATSPLTNAASRIDGETEYLTGVNGAAIGDLVGPKVDDGSFKVGGTQVVVDSETAKSRGWQAGSGFTVSYEDGKKQRLTVAGTYESNEFLRGILLDEATLAPHVSDPYVMQVMVKTAGGASGAVQDKLEKALGTNPAIKVQDKKDISNEIAQMFTLMLNMVYGLLAMAVIVAVLGVINTLAMSVFERSQEIGMLRAIGLDRKGTKRMVRLESLVISLFGGVLGIGLGVFFGWAAGELLATKLATYELVLPWARMGVFLLLAATVGALAALWPARRAARLNMLEAIKAE; encoded by the coding sequence ATGTTCCGTACCGCCTTGCGCAACGTGCTCGCGCACAAGGCCCGGCTCCTGATGACCGTGCTCGCCGTGATGCTCGGCGTGGCCTTCGTGTCGGGGACCCTGGTCTTCACCAACACCATCTCCGACGCCTACCAGAAGAGCTCCGCCAAGGGCTTCGACCAGGTCGACGTCGCCGTGACAGCGGACTACCAGGACCCCGAGGGCGACCGGGTGGGCAAGGCCCACGACCTGACCCGGGCGGTGCTCGACAGGAGTGAGCGCGTTCCCGGAGCCGCGTCCGCCATCGGCGTCGTACAGGGCTTCACCGCCATCGCCGACAAGGACGGCAAGCTCATCGGCGACGGCTTCCAGTCGCAGGGCGGCAACTACTGGGGCACCAAGGACCCCCGCTACCCGCTGACCAGTGGACACGCCCCCAAGGGCAAGGGCGAGATCCTCATCGACTCCGAGACGGCCGAGCGCGCCGGGTACGAGGTCGGCGACACCGTCCGCATGTCGGTCGACGGGCCGGTCCTGACCCCGAGGATCACCGGCATCTTCACCACCGACGACGGCAATGTCGCGGCCGGCGGCAGCCTCACCCTGTTCGACACGGCGACCGCCCAGCAGCTGTTCGGCAAGGCGGGCGTGTACGACCAGATCGACGTCAAGGCGAAGCCGGGCGTCAGCCAGGCCGCGCTGAAGGCGGAGCTGGACAAGGCGCTGCCCGAGGACACCGTCGCGACCACCACCGGCAAGCAGCTCGCCGACGACCAGGCGGAGTCGATCGCCCGGTCGATGAGCGGCATGCGGACGGCCCTGCTGGTCTTCGCCGGCATCGCCCTGTTCGTCGGCACGTTCATCATCGCCAACACCTTCACCATGCTGGTCGCCCAGCGCACCAGGGAGCTGGCGCTGATGCGGGCGGTCGGCGCCTCACGCCGGCAGGTGACGCGGTCGGTGCTCATCGAGGCGTTCGTGGTCGGCGCGGTCGCCGCCGTGACCGGACTGGTCGCGGGCATCGGCATCGGGGCCGGACTGCGCTCGCTGATGGGCTCGTTCGGCGGGACCGTGCCCGACGGGCCGCTGGTCGTCAAGCCCGCCACGATCGTCGCCGCGCTCGCGGTCGGCATCCTGGTGACCATGCTGGCGGCGTGGCTGCCGGGCCGCCGGGCCGCGAAGATCCCGCCGGTGGCGGCCATGAACAGCGTGCACGCCAAGGCCACGACCAAGTCGCTGGTGCTGCGCAACACGCTGGGCGCCCTGGTCTCGGCCGCGGGCGTCGCGGTGATCCTGGCGGCCACGACGATGGACGGCTCGGACGGCCAGATGCCCATGGGCCTCGGCGCGGTGCTGCTGATCACCGGCGTGTTCATCCTGACCCCGCTGCTGTCCCGCCCCCTGATCGCCGCCGCGGCGCCCGCGCTGCGCGCCTTCGGCATCTCCGGCAAGCTGGCCCGGCAGAACTCGGTGCGCAACCCGCGCCGTACGGCCGCCACCGCCTCCGCGCTGATGATCGGCCTGACCCTGATCACCGGTATGACGGTGATGGCGGGCAGCCTCCAGCAGGCCATCGAGAAGATGGCGTCGTCGTCGATCAAGGCGGACTACGTGGTGTCCATGGCGAACGGCAACGCGCTGTCGCCGGACGTCGAGAAGAAGCTGGAGCAGGCCGACGACGTCACCGCCACCAGCCCGCTGACCAACGCCGCCTCCCGTATCGACGGCGAGACCGAGTACCTGACCGGCGTCAACGGCGCCGCGATCGGCGACCTGGTGGGCCCGAAGGTCGACGACGGCTCCTTCAAGGTCGGCGGCACCCAGGTCGTGGTGGACAGCGAGACCGCCAAGTCCAGGGGCTGGCAGGCCGGTTCCGGCTTCACCGTCTCCTACGAGGACGGCAAGAAGCAGCGGCTGACGGTCGCCGGGACCTACGAGAGCAACGAGTTCCTCCGCGGCATCCTGCTCGACGAGGCGACCCTCGCCCCGCACGTCTCGGACCCGTACGTCATGCAGGTCATGGTGAAGACCGCAGGCGGCGCGTCCGGCGCGGTGCAGGACAAGCTGGAGAAGGCCCTCGGCACCAACCCGGCGATCAAGGTCCAGGACAAGAAGGACATCTCCAACGAGATCGCGCAGATGTTCACGCTGATGCTGAACATGGTCTACGGCCTGCTCGCGATGGCGGTGATCGTGGCGGTCCTCGGGGTCATCAACACCCTGGCGATGTCGGTCTTCGAGCGCTCCCAGGAGATCGGCATGCTCCGGGCGATCGGCCTGGACCGCAAGGGCACCAAGCGGATGGTCCGCCTGGAGTCCCTGGTGATCTCCCTGTTCGGCGGGGTGCTGGGCATCGGACTGGGCGTGTTCTTCGGCTGGGCGGCCGGTGAGCTGCTGGCCACGAAGCTGGCGACCTACGAACTGGTCCTGCCCTGGGCCCGGATGGGTGTCTTCCTGCTGCTGGCCGCGACGGTGGGTGCCCTCGCCGCGCTGTGGCCGGCCCGGCGCGCGGCCCGGCTGAACATGCTGGAGGCGATCAAGGCGGAGTAG
- a CDS encoding SAM-dependent methyltransferase: MADAAPRLQGLFAQLLGAPLPVRIRAWDGSQAGPPGAPILVVRNRRALRRLLWKPGELGLARAWVAGDLDIDGDLYTTLDLLAGHIWERDEDARTLAQALRDPEFRDAVRGLVKLAGTPLPPAPPREEARRPRRNLHTKRTDRRAISHHYDVGNDFYEIVLGPSMVYSCAYWPRPDSTLEQAQHDKLELVCRKLGLRPGQRLLDVGCGWGSMAVHAAREHGVSVVGVTLSQEQAAYARKRVAGEGLTDKVEIRVQDYRDVRDGPYDAISSIGMAEHVGAERYLEYATDLHRLLKPGGRLLNHQIARRPQRDETAYDVDAFIDSYVFPDGELQPVGVTVAQLERAGFEVRDVESIREHYGLTLRQWVARLEADWQRAVQLTSPGRARVWRLYMAASALAFERNRIGVNQILAVRTPESGESGMPLRARTWN; encoded by the coding sequence ATGGCAGACGCCGCGCCGCGGCTGCAGGGCCTCTTCGCACAGTTGCTGGGAGCACCACTACCCGTGCGCATCCGCGCCTGGGACGGTTCACAGGCGGGCCCGCCGGGCGCGCCGATCCTCGTCGTACGCAACCGCCGAGCCCTGCGCCGCCTGCTGTGGAAGCCGGGAGAACTCGGCCTGGCCCGGGCCTGGGTGGCGGGCGATCTCGACATCGACGGCGACCTCTACACCACCCTCGACCTGCTGGCCGGTCACATCTGGGAGCGCGACGAGGACGCCCGCACCCTCGCCCAGGCCCTGCGCGACCCCGAGTTCCGCGACGCCGTACGCGGGCTCGTCAAGCTCGCCGGGACCCCGCTGCCGCCCGCCCCGCCCCGCGAGGAGGCCCGCCGGCCCCGCCGCAACCTGCACACCAAGCGCACCGACAGACGCGCCATCAGCCACCACTACGACGTCGGCAACGACTTCTACGAGATCGTCCTCGGCCCGTCCATGGTGTACTCCTGCGCCTACTGGCCCAGACCCGACAGCACCCTCGAACAGGCCCAGCACGACAAGCTCGAACTGGTCTGCCGCAAGCTCGGCCTGCGCCCCGGTCAGCGGCTGCTCGACGTCGGCTGCGGCTGGGGCTCCATGGCCGTCCACGCCGCCCGCGAGCACGGCGTGAGCGTCGTCGGCGTCACGCTCTCCCAGGAGCAGGCCGCCTACGCCCGCAAGCGCGTCGCCGGCGAGGGCCTCACCGACAAGGTCGAGATCCGCGTCCAGGACTACCGCGACGTCCGCGACGGGCCTTACGACGCGATCTCCTCCATCGGCATGGCCGAACACGTCGGTGCCGAGCGGTACCTGGAGTACGCCACCGACCTGCACCGGTTGCTGAAGCCCGGCGGGCGGCTCCTCAACCACCAGATCGCCCGCCGCCCGCAGCGGGACGAGACGGCGTACGACGTCGACGCGTTCATCGACTCCTACGTCTTCCCCGACGGCGAGCTCCAGCCCGTCGGCGTCACCGTCGCCCAGCTGGAGCGCGCCGGATTCGAGGTGCGCGACGTCGAGTCGATCCGCGAGCACTACGGCCTCACGCTGCGGCAGTGGGTCGCCCGCCTGGAGGCCGACTGGCAGCGTGCCGTCCAGCTCACCAGCCCCGGCCGGGCCCGCGTGTGGCGTCTGTACATGGCCGCCTCCGCGCTCGCCTTCGAACGCAACCGCATCGGCGTCAACCAGATCCTGGCCGTGCGGACCCCCGAATCGGGGGAGTCGGGCATGCCGCTGCGCGCCCGTACCTGGAACTGA
- a CDS encoding NAD(P)/FAD-dependent oxidoreductase, with product MSTTERPRILVVGGGYVGLYAARRILKKMRYGEATVTVVDPRSYMTYQPFLPEAAAGNISPRHVVVPLRRVLPKAEVLTGRVTTIDQDRKVATIAPLVGEAYELPFDYLVVALGAVSRTFPIPGLAEQGIGMKGIEEAIGLRNHVLEQLDKADSTTDEEIRRKALTFVFVGGGFAGAETIGEVEDMARDAAKYYKNVSREDMRFILVDAADKILPEVGPKLGKYGKEHLEGRGVEVYLSTSMDSCVDGHVVLKNGLEVDSNTIVWTAGVKPNPVLTRYGLPLGPRGHVDCEPTLQVKGTDYIWAAGDNAQVPDLAGRKAGNENAWCPPNAQHALRQARVLGDNVLSGMRGFPQKDYSHANKGAVAGLGLHKGVAMIVMGKMKIKLKGRLAWYMHRGYHGMAMPTWNRKIRVFADWTLGMFLKREVVSLGAIETPREEFYEAAKPAPVAAAPKAKTEEKAKAS from the coding sequence ATGAGCACCACGGAGCGTCCCAGGATCCTCGTAGTAGGCGGTGGGTACGTAGGCCTGTACGCAGCTCGGCGCATCCTCAAGAAGATGCGTTACGGAGAGGCGACCGTCACGGTCGTCGACCCCCGGTCGTACATGACCTACCAGCCCTTCCTCCCCGAAGCCGCCGCCGGCAACATCTCCCCGCGCCATGTCGTCGTCCCGCTGCGACGCGTGCTGCCGAAGGCGGAGGTCCTCACCGGCCGGGTCACCACCATCGACCAGGACCGCAAGGTCGCAACGATCGCGCCGCTGGTCGGCGAGGCGTACGAGCTGCCCTTCGACTACCTGGTCGTCGCGCTCGGCGCGGTCTCCCGCACCTTCCCGATCCCCGGCCTCGCCGAGCAGGGCATCGGCATGAAGGGCATCGAGGAGGCCATCGGCCTGCGCAACCACGTCCTCGAGCAGCTCGACAAGGCCGACTCCACCACCGACGAGGAGATCCGCCGCAAGGCGCTCACCTTCGTCTTCGTGGGCGGCGGTTTCGCCGGTGCGGAGACCATCGGCGAGGTCGAGGACATGGCCCGCGACGCGGCCAAGTACTACAAGAACGTGTCCCGTGAGGACATGCGCTTCATCCTGGTCGACGCCGCCGACAAGATCCTCCCCGAGGTCGGTCCCAAGCTCGGCAAGTACGGCAAGGAGCACCTCGAGGGCCGCGGCGTCGAGGTCTACCTGTCCACCTCCATGGACTCCTGCGTCGACGGCCACGTGGTGCTGAAGAACGGCCTCGAGGTCGACTCCAACACGATCGTCTGGACCGCCGGCGTCAAGCCCAACCCGGTCCTCACCCGCTACGGCCTGCCCCTCGGGCCCCGAGGCCACGTCGACTGCGAGCCCACGCTCCAGGTCAAGGGCACCGACTACATCTGGGCCGCGGGCGACAACGCCCAGGTCCCGGACCTCGCCGGCCGCAAGGCGGGCAACGAGAACGCCTGGTGCCCGCCGAACGCGCAGCACGCGCTGCGTCAGGCCCGGGTCCTCGGTGACAACGTCCTGTCCGGCATGCGGGGCTTCCCGCAGAAGGACTACTCCCACGCCAACAAGGGAGCGGTGGCCGGTCTCGGCCTCCACAAGGGCGTCGCGATGATCGTCATGGGCAAGATGAAGATCAAGCTCAAGGGCCGTCTCGCCTGGTACATGCACCGTGGCTACCACGGCATGGCGATGCCGACCTGGAACCGCAAGATCCGCGTCTTCGCCGACTGGACGCTCGGCATGTTCCTCAAGCGCGAGGTCGTCTCGCTCGGCGCCATCGAGACGCCGCGCGAGGAGTTCTACGAGGCCGCCAAGCCGGCCCCGGTCGCCGCGGCCCCCAAGGCGAAGACCGAGGAGAAGGCCAAGGCCTCCTGA
- a CDS encoding type II toxin-antitoxin system Phd/YefM family antitoxin, with product MADNTVTVREARAHLAEHINRAEEGTPTVITRNGAPVAAVVPITDFEALEEAADVMLAREAEAVLADGEPTVSMAELLADLFSERGDGAA from the coding sequence ATGGCCGATAACACCGTGACCGTCAGGGAAGCACGCGCACACCTCGCGGAACACATCAACCGCGCCGAGGAAGGCACTCCGACCGTTATTACGCGCAACGGCGCCCCAGTAGCCGCGGTCGTGCCGATCACCGACTTCGAAGCGCTGGAGGAGGCGGCCGACGTGATGCTGGCCCGGGAGGCGGAAGCAGTTCTGGCCGACGGCGAGCCCACCGTTTCCATGGCCGAGCTGCTGGCGGACCTGTTCAGCGAGCGCGGTGACGGGGCCGCGTGA
- a CDS encoding type II toxin-antitoxin system RelE family toxin, whose product MKYAFRFTTAAQRQLRAISRHDAMRILTALTALGDDPYREDADVKKLTGPSGLYRLRVGSYRVAYQINDGELVILVVKVGDRRDVYRNL is encoded by the coding sequence GTGAAGTACGCCTTCCGGTTCACTACTGCTGCACAGCGGCAGCTTCGGGCCATCAGCCGGCACGATGCCATGCGCATCCTGACCGCGTTGACCGCGCTCGGCGACGATCCGTACCGCGAGGACGCCGATGTCAAGAAGCTCACCGGCCCGTCCGGGCTCTACCGGCTCAGGGTCGGCAGCTACAGGGTCGCCTACCAGATCAACGATGGTGAGCTCGTCATCCTCGTCGTCAAGGTAGGCGACCGGCGGGACGTGTACCGCAACCTGTAG
- a CDS encoding Ppx/GppA phosphatase family protein: protein MTRVAAVDCGTNSIRLLVADADPATGELVDLDRRMTIVRLGQGVDRTGRLAPEALQRTFAACREYAGIIKEHGAERLRFVATSASRDAENRDEFVRGVLDILGVEPEVISGDQEAEFSFTGATKELAGRDHLPKPYLVVDIGGGSTEFVVGDDQVRAARSVDIGCVRMTERHLVRDGAVTDPPAEEQIAAMRADIEAALDLAEETVPLREARTLVGLAGSVTTVSAIAQELPEYDSAAIHHSRVSHDRVREITEWLLRSTHAERAAVPSMHPGRVDVIGAGALVLLSIMERIGAEEVVVSEHDILDGIGWSLA, encoded by the coding sequence GTGACCCGTGTCGCCGCCGTGGACTGCGGTACGAACTCCATCCGGCTCCTCGTCGCCGACGCGGACCCGGCCACCGGCGAGCTGGTCGACCTGGACCGCCGTATGACGATCGTGCGGCTCGGGCAGGGCGTCGACCGCACCGGCCGGCTCGCCCCCGAGGCGCTGCAGCGGACCTTCGCGGCCTGTCGCGAGTACGCCGGGATCATCAAGGAGCACGGGGCGGAGCGGCTGCGGTTCGTGGCGACCTCCGCCTCCCGGGACGCCGAGAACCGGGACGAGTTCGTGCGCGGGGTGCTGGACATCCTGGGCGTCGAGCCCGAGGTGATCTCCGGGGACCAGGAGGCCGAGTTCTCCTTCACCGGCGCCACCAAGGAGCTCGCCGGGCGCGACCACCTTCCGAAGCCCTACCTCGTGGTGGACATCGGCGGCGGCTCGACCGAGTTCGTCGTCGGCGACGACCAGGTCCGCGCGGCACGCTCGGTGGACATCGGCTGTGTCCGCATGACCGAGCGGCACCTGGTCAGGGACGGGGCCGTGACCGACCCGCCGGCCGAGGAGCAGATCGCCGCGATGCGGGCGGACATCGAAGCCGCCCTCGACCTCGCCGAGGAGACGGTTCCGCTGCGCGAGGCCCGCACGCTGGTGGGCCTCGCCGGGTCCGTGACGACCGTGTCGGCGATCGCCCAGGAGCTGCCCGAGTACGACTCGGCCGCCATCCACCACTCCCGTGTCTCCCACGACCGGGTCCGCGAGATCACCGAGTGGCTGCTGCGCTCCACGCACGCCGAGCGCGCGGCCGTGCCCTCCATGCACCCGGGCCGGGTCGACGTGATCGGGGCGGGGGCCCTCGTGCTGCTGTCGATCATGGAGCGGATCGGCGCGGAGGAGGTCGTGGTCAGCGAGCACGACATCCTCGACGGCATCGGCTGGTCCTTGGCCTGA